A single region of the Neodiprion pinetum isolate iyNeoPine1 chromosome 5, iyNeoPine1.2, whole genome shotgun sequence genome encodes:
- the LOC124218684 gene encoding uncharacterized protein — protein sequence MSTHSSDTEVELVEEPNVEDVDAEKPRGWARLTRHLLLLGQLQCRYPDLWLDKITAAMEVQEDRAERYRARRQSAILHQHPDDHTQGTQAGNGLAQCEVGTQAESPVMMDAVVDAKEYTVTVSWLRTMTHNRTHK from the exons ATGAGTACCCACTCTAGCGACACTGAGGTGGAGCTGGTCGAAGAACCCAACGTCGAGGATGTGGACGCCGAGAAGCCCAGGGGCTGGGCCAGGCTGACTCGACATCTACTGCTGTTGGGCCAACTACAATGCCGCTACCCCGACCTATGGTTGGACAAAATCACCGCCGCCATGGAGGTTCAGGAGGACCGAGCCGAGAGGTATAGGGCTCGGAGACAATCGGCCATTCTCCACCAACACCCGGACGACCATACTCAGGGTACGCAGGCCGGAAACGGGCTCGCGCAGTGCGAGGTCGGGACCCAGGCGGAGAGTCCGGTCATGATGGATGCCGTGGTAGATGCGAAGGAATATACCGTAACGGTCAGCTGGCTAAG GACGATGACCCATAACAGGACACACAAATAG